A genome region from Cognatishimia activa includes the following:
- a CDS encoding GMC family oxidoreductase: MKFDFVVVGAGSAGCALANRLSEDGRYSVALVEAGPPDRNPWIHIPVGYFRTMGNPNTDWRYVTESDAGIAGRAIAWPRGRVLGGSSSINGLLYVRGQPQDYDHWAQLGCTGWSWDSVKPLFMRAETWHGEHSNDVRGSDGPLSVQDSRLTREVVDKWLDAAVAAGYKRTPDYNGEDQEGVGYFQLTMKGGRRCSSAVAYLRPAKDRPNLTIITGAQTEKVLIEDGRATGIRVRLGGEMQTISARCEVILSAGAIGSPQILMLSGVGDPEELKPHGIEVNAALSGVGKNLQDHLQARPVYKTDLSTINTEASNVFKQGLIAMQYALTQRGPMTMAASLGTGFLKTEEHLETPDIQFHIQPWSADKPADGPHKFSAFTASVLQLRPESAGHLKIRSANMDDHPEIHPNYLATDLDCKTIVKGIQIARKISNTAPLKAHISEEHAPGKDVAFDDFEGTLDWARRTAVTIYHPTGTCKMGIDDKAVVDPRLKVKGIDGLRVADASIMPTIVSGNTNAPCIMIGEKAADLVLEDART, translated from the coding sequence ATGAAGTTTGACTTCGTAGTTGTTGGTGCCGGCTCTGCCGGATGTGCGCTCGCGAACCGTCTGTCAGAGGACGGACGCTACAGCGTTGCGCTTGTCGAGGCAGGACCACCTGATCGCAATCCGTGGATCCATATTCCGGTCGGATATTTCCGCACGATGGGTAACCCGAATACGGATTGGCGCTATGTCACCGAAAGCGACGCAGGGATCGCGGGTCGCGCGATTGCATGGCCGCGAGGTCGGGTTCTGGGCGGGTCGAGCTCTATCAACGGATTGCTTTATGTACGCGGACAGCCTCAGGACTATGATCACTGGGCGCAGCTTGGGTGCACAGGCTGGTCCTGGGACAGTGTGAAGCCCCTGTTTATGCGTGCCGAGACCTGGCATGGCGAACATTCCAACGATGTGCGCGGCTCTGACGGGCCGCTGTCAGTTCAGGACTCGCGGCTAACTCGCGAGGTCGTCGACAAGTGGCTCGATGCTGCTGTGGCTGCGGGGTACAAGCGCACGCCAGATTACAATGGCGAAGACCAAGAGGGTGTCGGGTATTTCCAACTGACCATGAAGGGCGGACGTCGGTGTTCTTCTGCGGTCGCTTATCTGCGGCCCGCAAAAGACCGTCCAAACCTGACCATCATCACTGGCGCGCAGACAGAGAAAGTTCTGATCGAAGACGGCCGCGCCACTGGTATCCGTGTACGGCTCGGCGGCGAGATGCAAACCATCTCTGCGCGCTGCGAGGTGATCCTAAGCGCTGGCGCAATTGGTTCACCTCAGATCCTGATGCTATCGGGCGTCGGAGACCCTGAAGAGCTCAAGCCACATGGCATCGAAGTCAATGCAGCGCTGAGCGGCGTGGGCAAGAACCTGCAAGACCATCTGCAAGCGCGGCCCGTTTATAAGACCGATCTCAGCACGATCAACACAGAGGCCAGCAACGTCTTCAAACAGGGTTTGATCGCGATGCAATATGCGCTGACACAGCGCGGCCCAATGACCATGGCGGCAAGCCTTGGCACTGGGTTCCTCAAGACCGAAGAGCATTTAGAGACTCCAGATATTCAGTTCCACATCCAACCATGGAGCGCGGACAAACCGGCGGATGGCCCGCATAAATTCTCGGCCTTTACGGCCTCGGTTCTGCAATTGCGCCCGGAAAGTGCCGGGCATCTGAAAATCCGCTCGGCGAATATGGATGATCATCCGGAAATTCACCCGAACTATCTGGCGACGGACCTTGACTGCAAAACCATCGTGAAAGGCATCCAGATTGCCCGCAAGATCTCGAACACAGCCCCTCTCAAGGCGCATATCTCGGAAGAGCACGCACCGGGCAAAGATGTGGCGTTTGACGATTTCGAAGGAACATTGGATTGGGCGCGGCGTACTGCCGTGACGATCTATCACCCCACTGGCACCTGCAAGATGGGCATCGACGACAAAGCCGTCGTCGACCCTCGTCTCAAGGTCAAAGGCATCGACGGGCTGCGCGTTGCAGACGCGTCGATCATGCCGACCATCGTCAGTGGGAACACCAATGCACCGTGCATCATGATCGGCGAAAAAGCCGCCGATCTCGTATTGGAGGATGCGAGAACATGA
- a CDS encoding IclR family transcriptional regulator, which translates to MSESDRIPTNLRTLLILEILGKSDRAMSATEINDQLGLPKQTVHRLCATLEENGFLTRPGNAKKYQVARRLRDLGSGLLHNSRDHIARHQILKEVAAQVGETVNYAAPGNSGMHYLDRVETDWPFRIQLPIGTSVPFHCTASGKTFLASLTPKNREAIISSLDLKQMTHKTHSDPDVLLAELRKIRKQGYALDEEEFMDGMIAIAVPVVDPQGRFVAAVAYHGPTQRMTLNEAVERKDLLLVAAEKLSTVLFQVD; encoded by the coding sequence TTGTCGGAGAGCGACCGTATCCCAACCAACCTCAGAACCCTGTTGATCCTTGAGATATTGGGCAAAAGCGATCGGGCGATGTCGGCCACTGAGATCAATGATCAACTTGGGCTGCCCAAGCAAACGGTCCACCGGCTATGCGCAACACTGGAAGAAAACGGTTTCCTCACCCGTCCGGGCAATGCCAAGAAGTACCAGGTGGCACGGCGGTTGCGAGACCTTGGGTCAGGGCTCTTGCACAACTCCAGAGATCACATTGCGCGTCACCAGATCCTCAAGGAAGTGGCCGCTCAGGTGGGCGAAACTGTGAACTACGCCGCGCCGGGTAATTCCGGAATGCATTATCTGGATCGTGTCGAAACAGATTGGCCATTTCGCATCCAGCTTCCCATTGGCACAAGCGTTCCGTTTCATTGCACCGCAAGTGGCAAGACGTTTCTGGCCAGTCTGACACCGAAAAACCGCGAAGCGATAATATCGTCTCTGGATCTCAAACAGATGACGCACAAGACCCACAGCGATCCCGATGTTTTGCTGGCCGAATTGCGCAAGATCCGCAAGCAGGGGTATGCGCTGGACGAAGAGGAGTTTATGGACGGCATGATAGCTATTGCCGTTCCAGTCGTTGATCCGCAGGGACGCTTCGTGGCCGCGGTCGCGTACCATGGCCCAACGCAGCGCATGACTTTGAACGAAGCCGTGGAGCGCAAAGATCTCTTACTTGTCGCCGCAGAGAAACTCAGCACTGTCCTGTTTCAAGTTGACTGA
- a CDS encoding pyridoxal-phosphate dependent enzyme codes for MELLQNTLRGGGKIAENAPFPSVDETRVEVLLRHFDGDVTTPLVDANRLASVGAFWVKDERSRMGLGSFKALGAAYVIARQASDLNKAPDADTLKGRTYVTASAGNHGISVASGARMFGAEAVVYIAETVPVAFEDRLKGFGASVIREGADYATSMQAAAQAAEAQGWILLSDSSWEGYVELPYILMEGYLQMAHEVVSQCAEVPTHVFLQAGVGGMAGAVAAYIRKVWGDEPRIIVVEPEAAPALLASVRAGTCVFADGPDSIMGRLDCKEPSLIALNGLARDADDFLTISDDDVRQRLPQMAASDLATTASGGAGIAAAMMPEVQEALGIGPRSRILCFLSEIPE; via the coding sequence ATGGAATTGTTGCAAAACACGTTGCGTGGCGGCGGCAAGATCGCGGAAAACGCACCTTTTCCTTCTGTGGACGAAACGCGTGTCGAGGTTCTTCTGCGCCATTTCGACGGCGATGTCACAACGCCATTGGTGGATGCGAATAGATTGGCCTCGGTTGGCGCGTTCTGGGTCAAGGACGAACGAAGCCGCATGGGGTTGGGCTCTTTCAAAGCGCTCGGCGCGGCCTATGTGATCGCGCGTCAGGCGTCAGACCTCAACAAGGCTCCCGATGCCGACACGTTGAAGGGGCGCACCTATGTGACCGCGAGTGCTGGCAATCATGGAATTAGCGTTGCGAGTGGCGCGCGCATGTTCGGTGCAGAGGCTGTCGTCTATATTGCCGAAACAGTTCCCGTCGCGTTTGAAGACCGACTAAAAGGCTTTGGCGCCAGCGTGATACGCGAAGGTGCTGATTATGCCACATCCATGCAGGCTGCGGCTCAGGCGGCAGAGGCGCAGGGCTGGATCCTGTTGTCGGACAGCTCTTGGGAAGGCTATGTCGAGCTGCCGTACATCTTGATGGAAGGCTATCTACAGATGGCCCATGAGGTGGTGTCTCAATGCGCTGAAGTGCCTACGCATGTTTTCCTTCAGGCTGGCGTGGGCGGCATGGCCGGAGCGGTCGCGGCCTATATCCGCAAGGTCTGGGGCGACGAGCCGCGGATCATAGTCGTTGAACCAGAGGCCGCGCCTGCTTTGCTGGCCAGTGTGCGTGCGGGCACTTGTGTCTTTGCGGATGGGCCAGACAGCATCATGGGGCGTTTGGATTGCAAAGAGCCTTCGTTGATTGCCCTAAATGGTCTTGCCCGCGACGCAGATGATTTCCTAACGATCAGTGACGACGACGTAAGACAGCGCCTACCGCAAATGGCGGCCTCGGACCTTGCCACGACTGCATCTGGAGGGGCGGGCATAGCCGCTGCGATGATGCCAGAGGTGCAGGAGGCTTTGGGCATTGGACCAAGATCTCGCATTCTGTGTTTTCTGTCTGAGATTCCTGAATAG